One genomic segment of Gemmatimonadota bacterium includes these proteins:
- a CDS encoding FtsX-like permease family protein, producing the protein MWSKIKTGIGITIAVLMLSSVTIFHPEDITENILMKLISLPEPQEVQPFLGHDRDLEEALESVSAESIENTVRTLSSHPSRVVGYAGADSAYAYVRDQFEEIGLQDIRTETFPVTVPIDKGSKLTVMETGEEIPLHALWPNHVRTPTTPGEGISGPIVYGGKGEFADFNGYEMQGSVVLMDFDSQDRFINARMLGASAVIFFDNGRVTRSEAELKFMGLPLNVPRYWVDKTHAPGLMALAEPGTNHVNVQARMDWEEVEGKNIFGWIPGLDEEMPNARDETRTKWKDYTIVISSFYDAMSVVPGVAPGAESASGVAALLEVARAVKRYNPKYSVVILATSAHFIGLEGAHNWLYRHGRASGYFMSRIPEADKIDFDMFFGIDLSSHESRVGSFAFGTFDNAAWATNHYIKNIFAPYSRKFASYIQEAFGAGADSARYVNAIVPPQRTWKDFMPVKIGLDSEAVTYMGKKGMSFVTPNGTRGLVDTPNDRFESVNIANVTEQARSLAVMLARATTDGELFEETKLKIQDTAHDLSGTVYEFDRDVNFFVPKKPIPGALVTYYKGLTNTGVRGILITKADSLGRFEFRPLKQQKGPIKLRTYALDEDGEIIYAPDLGQEGDKTFPLDAASGANENTTLQIVFRAEALDVYEIIDSRYLTALDQLTVLAQNDAEPQWYGHSYIEKQSGSEGRTIPAAVVFAKPGQRVKLLMSTSLFGVKYLLTNAPDTFLKDPVEPNEVTLELLEEAQGQGYPVDMGLIVNPSYQGTRDMWVVDDVRLKQLARFGVENQRIEQLHEQARVTLLEAEEHLANREYDAFISKSREAWGLEARGYPEVKSTADDTVKGVIFYFILLIPFSFFMERLVFGFPTINKRIFGFATFFIAVFLVLQQVHPAFKLSTSPYVIFLAFVIFALGTTVLIIVLSKFNQEVQKIKRAQTGMHEADIGRLSATAVALSLGVSNLRKRKVRTALTAATITLLTFTVLSFTSITTSLRYYKLERYNEPTYEGTLVRDRNWKGLQPSVYDYLKSTFEDKATLIPRAWYMSQVKGEKGFFSFSSPRSSHESYVNSILGLTPDEPRATRLDEYLLGGRWFEPGERDAAILPDDVAAVVGISPEDAGSAYIDMFGMRLQVVGVIDSRRFNQLKDLDDEKLTPVDLVQEKGKIAQRIGEDPRLQAESPPEAFIHLESNNVMILPYETVMDLDGKMYSVAIADFVDESGQPNPAFDRDIEDFLSRVAMTMFVGKDGTVNVYSSIGSTSIGGLGNFLIPILVAAMIVLNTMMGAVHERFREIGVYSSVGLAPSHIAALFLAESSVFATVGAVLGYLGGQTITLVLSNYDILAGLSLNYSSLSAVWSVVVVMATVFLSTAYPAKKAADMAVPDVGREWKFPEPDGDDWSFDFPFTIGSVEVLGMYAYLTRVFESYEEGSLGAFVTENVQLTAVEGATEQPMYHISMMTWLAPYDLGISQKVSLSAAPAENERDLYAVWVDIHRESGDVASWQRINRRFLSVLRKRFLVWRTLPQDLKNDYAATGREMTERMEEAGQPV; encoded by the coding sequence ATGTGGTCGAAGATAAAAACGGGCATAGGCATCACCATCGCGGTGCTGATGCTGTCCTCGGTCACCATCTTCCATCCCGAGGATATTACCGAAAATATCCTGATGAAGCTGATCTCGCTGCCGGAACCTCAGGAGGTTCAGCCTTTCCTGGGCCACGACCGCGACCTCGAGGAAGCCCTGGAGTCGGTCAGCGCGGAGTCGATCGAAAACACGGTGCGTACCCTGTCCTCCCATCCTTCCCGTGTGGTGGGCTACGCCGGCGCCGATTCGGCCTACGCGTACGTACGGGATCAGTTCGAAGAGATCGGCCTGCAGGACATCCGTACCGAGACGTTCCCGGTTACGGTGCCCATCGACAAGGGATCGAAACTGACGGTGATGGAGACGGGCGAGGAGATCCCCCTCCATGCCCTCTGGCCCAACCACGTGCGCACGCCCACCACGCCCGGCGAGGGTATTTCAGGTCCGATCGTCTATGGCGGCAAGGGGGAATTCGCCGACTTCAACGGGTACGAGATGCAGGGCAGCGTCGTGCTCATGGACTTCGACTCCCAGGACCGTTTCATCAATGCCCGGATGCTCGGCGCCAGTGCGGTCATCTTCTTCGACAACGGGCGGGTGACCCGGAGTGAGGCGGAACTCAAATTCATGGGGCTTCCGCTCAACGTGCCCCGTTACTGGGTCGATAAGACGCACGCGCCTGGCCTGATGGCCCTGGCCGAACCAGGTACGAACCACGTGAACGTCCAGGCCCGCATGGACTGGGAGGAGGTGGAAGGGAAGAACATCTTCGGGTGGATACCCGGCCTCGACGAGGAAATGCCGAACGCCAGGGACGAGACCCGCACGAAGTGGAAAGACTACACGATCGTCATTTCGTCCTTCTACGACGCCATGTCGGTGGTCCCGGGCGTCGCGCCCGGAGCCGAAAGCGCCTCGGGCGTCGCCGCGCTGCTCGAGGTCGCCCGGGCGGTCAAGCGCTATAACCCGAAGTACTCCGTGGTCATCCTGGCCACTTCCGCCCACTTCATCGGCCTGGAAGGGGCGCACAACTGGCTGTACCGGCACGGCCGGGCGAGTGGTTACTTCATGTCGAGGATCCCCGAGGCGGACAAGATCGATTTCGACATGTTCTTCGGCATCGACCTCTCCAGCCACGAGTCCCGCGTCGGCAGCTTCGCCTTCGGCACCTTCGACAACGCCGCCTGGGCGACCAACCACTACATCAAAAACATCTTCGCCCCCTATTCACGGAAATTCGCAAGCTATATCCAGGAAGCCTTCGGCGCCGGCGCCGATTCAGCCCGGTATGTCAACGCCATCGTGCCGCCGCAGCGGACCTGGAAGGACTTCATGCCCGTCAAGATCGGACTGGACAGCGAGGCCGTCACCTACATGGGCAAGAAGGGCATGTCCTTCGTCACGCCGAACGGGACGCGGGGACTGGTGGACACGCCCAACGACCGCTTCGAATCGGTCAACATCGCCAATGTCACCGAGCAGGCGCGGTCGCTCGCGGTCATGCTCGCCCGGGCCACCACCGACGGCGAGCTCTTCGAAGAGACTAAGCTCAAGATCCAGGACACGGCACACGACTTGTCGGGCACGGTCTACGAGTTCGACCGGGACGTCAACTTCTTCGTGCCCAAGAAGCCCATCCCCGGCGCGCTGGTCACCTATTACAAGGGGCTGACCAATACAGGCGTGCGCGGCATCCTCATCACCAAGGCCGATTCCCTGGGACGCTTCGAATTCCGTCCGTTGAAACAGCAGAAAGGGCCGATCAAGTTGCGGACGTACGCGCTGGACGAGGATGGCGAAATCATCTACGCGCCCGACCTGGGCCAGGAGGGCGACAAGACCTTCCCGCTGGACGCCGCGAGCGGCGCGAATGAAAACACCACCCTGCAGATCGTGTTCCGGGCCGAAGCCCTGGACGTGTACGAGATCATCGACTCCCGGTACCTCACGGCGCTGGACCAGTTGACCGTCCTGGCGCAAAACGACGCCGAACCCCAGTGGTACGGCCACAGCTACATAGAAAAGCAAAGCGGCTCGGAGGGCCGCACCATACCCGCGGCGGTCGTCTTTGCCAAACCGGGCCAGCGCGTCAAGCTGCTCATGAGTACCAGCCTCTTCGGCGTCAAGTACCTGCTGACCAACGCGCCGGATACCTTCCTGAAGGATCCCGTCGAACCGAACGAGGTGACCCTGGAACTTCTGGAAGAGGCCCAGGGCCAGGGCTACCCGGTCGATATGGGCCTCATCGTGAATCCGTCCTACCAGGGCACGCGGGACATGTGGGTCGTGGATGACGTAAGGCTCAAGCAACTCGCCCGCTTCGGCGTGGAGAACCAGCGCATCGAGCAACTCCACGAACAGGCGCGCGTCACGCTCCTCGAGGCGGAGGAGCACCTGGCGAACCGGGAATACGACGCCTTCATTTCCAAGTCTCGGGAAGCCTGGGGTCTCGAAGCGCGGGGATACCCGGAGGTCAAGTCCACGGCGGACGACACGGTCAAGGGCGTGATCTTCTATTTCATCCTGCTCATCCCCTTCTCCTTCTTCATGGAGCGCCTGGTCTTCGGGTTTCCGACGATCAACAAGCGGATCTTCGGGTTCGCCACCTTCTTCATCGCAGTCTTCCTCGTGCTGCAGCAGGTGCATCCCGCCTTCAAGCTCAGCACGTCGCCCTACGTGATCTTCCTGGCTTTCGTCATCTTCGCGCTGGGTACGACCGTGCTGATCATCGTCCTGTCCAAGTTCAACCAGGAAGTGCAGAAGATCAAGCGGGCGCAGACCGGCATGCACGAGGCCGACATCGGCCGGTTGAGCGCCACGGCCGTCGCCCTTTCGCTGGGTGTTTCCAACCTGAGGAAACGTAAAGTTCGCACGGCCCTCACGGCGGCGACCATCACCTTGCTGACCTTCACCGTGCTGTCCTTCACGTCCATCACCACGTCCCTCAGGTACTACAAGCTGGAGCGGTACAACGAACCGACCTACGAGGGAACGCTGGTCCGGGACCGTAACTGGAAAGGATTGCAGCCCTCCGTCTACGACTATCTCAAGAGCACCTTCGAGGACAAGGCCACGCTGATTCCGCGGGCCTGGTACATGTCCCAGGTCAAGGGCGAAAAGGGGTTCTTCTCTTTCTCGTCGCCCCGGTCTTCCCATGAAAGCTACGTGAACAGCATTCTGGGCCTGACCCCGGACGAGCCCAGGGCGACCCGCCTCGACGAATACCTCCTCGGCGGCAGGTGGTTCGAGCCCGGGGAACGGGACGCGGCCATCCTGCCCGACGACGTGGCCGCGGTGGTGGGCATCAGTCCCGAAGACGCCGGTTCCGCCTACATCGACATGTTCGGCATGCGGCTGCAGGTCGTCGGCGTGATCGATTCAAGACGGTTCAACCAGCTCAAGGACCTGGACGACGAGAAGCTCACGCCGGTCGACCTGGTCCAGGAAAAGGGCAAGATCGCGCAGCGTATCGGCGAAGACCCCCGGCTGCAGGCCGAGTCGCCGCCGGAGGCCTTCATCCATCTCGAGTCCAACAACGTCATGATCCTGCCCTACGAGACGGTCATGGACCTCGACGGGAAGATGTATTCGGTCGCCATCGCGGACTTCGTGGACGAAAGCGGACAGCCGAACCCCGCCTTCGACCGCGATATCGAGGACTTCCTGTCCCGGGTCGCCATGACCATGTTCGTGGGGAAGGACGGCACGGTCAACGTCTACAGTTCCATCGGTTCCACCTCCATCGGGGGCCTCGGCAACTTCCTGATTCCCATCCTCGTCGCCGCCATGATCGTCCTGAACACGATGATGGGCGCGGTCCACGAGCGCTTCCGGGAAATCGGCGTCTACAGCTCGGTCGGCCTGGCACCGAGCCACATCGCGGCGCTGTTCCTGGCCGAGTCCTCCGTCTTCGCCACGGTGGGCGCCGTGCTGGGCTACCTGGGCGGACAGACCATCACCCTCGTGCTGTCGAATTACGACATCCTCGCGGGCCTGTCGCTGAACTATTCCTCCCTGTCGGCCGTCTGGTCGGTGGTCGTGGTCATGGCCACGGTGTTCCTGTCGACGGCCTACCCGGCCAAGAAGGCGGCGGACATGGCCGTGCCTGACGTGGGCCGGGAGTGGAAGTTCCCCGAGCCCGACGGGGACGACTGGAGCTTCGATTTCCCCTTCACCATCGGCAGCGTCGAGGTGCTGGGCATGTACGCCTATCTCACGCGGGTCTTCGAATCCTACGAGGAGGGTTCACTGGGCGCCTTCGTCACGGAGAATGTCCAGCTTACAGCCGTGGAAGGCGCCACGGAGCAGCCCATGTACCATATCTCGATGATGACCTGGCTCGCCCCCTACGACCTGGGCATCAGCCAGAAGGTCTCGCTCAGCGCCGCGCCGGCGGAGAATGAAAGAGACCTCTACGCCGTGTGGGTGGACATCCACCGCGAGAGCGGCGACGTGGCGTCCTGGCAGCGCATCAACCGGCGCTTCCTGAGCGTGCTGCGCAAGCGCTTCCTGGTCTGGCGCACCCTCCCGCAGGATCTCAAGAACGATTACGCCGCGACCGGCCGGGAAATGACGGAAAGGATGGAAGAGGCGGGACAACCCGTATGA
- a CDS encoding dihydrodipicolinate synthase family protein, whose translation MTSDGRHGWHGIFTIPQTPFTDDGALDEEGLRRQIDFCVDTGTHGIVYPVMVSEFWLLSDDERKRVVDVAVEQVDGRIPMIAGVAGVSTEVAVMFSRHAREAGADGAIALPPYVLKPGLDGLVDYYRRVAEAMGKPVFIQNFDPPLGSSLPPAVIRELLLDIPHVKYIKEEMMPPGHSVTALLETCGDELHGVFTGFGGRWFIDELNRGASGTMPACEFTDVLVRLYERYRSDDVEGAREIHTRLLPLINIESLQGVIFCKEILKRRGLIASTFTRAPGRLDRHDLAEIDRLLRDVEPLYIR comes from the coding sequence ATGACAAGCGACGGCCGGCATGGCTGGCACGGCATATTCACCATACCGCAGACGCCCTTTACCGACGACGGCGCACTGGACGAGGAGGGACTGCGGAGGCAAATCGATTTCTGCGTGGATACAGGCACCCACGGCATCGTCTATCCCGTCATGGTGAGCGAGTTCTGGCTGCTCTCGGACGACGAGCGGAAGCGGGTCGTGGACGTGGCCGTGGAGCAGGTGGACGGGCGCATCCCCATGATCGCGGGCGTGGCCGGGGTGAGTACCGAGGTCGCCGTGATGTTCAGCCGCCACGCGCGCGAGGCCGGCGCCGACGGCGCCATCGCCCTGCCGCCCTACGTGCTCAAGCCCGGGCTGGACGGCCTGGTCGACTACTACCGCCGGGTCGCGGAAGCCATGGGGAAACCCGTTTTCATCCAGAACTTCGATCCGCCACTGGGTTCCAGCCTCCCACCGGCCGTCATCCGTGAGTTGCTGCTGGACATTCCGCACGTGAAGTACATCAAGGAAGAGATGATGCCGCCGGGCCATTCGGTGACGGCGCTGCTGGAGACCTGCGGGGACGAACTGCACGGCGTCTTCACCGGGTTCGGCGGACGCTGGTTCATCGACGAGCTGAACCGCGGTGCGAGCGGCACCATGCCGGCCTGCGAGTTCACCGACGTACTGGTCCGCCTCTACGAGCGTTACCGGTCCGACGACGTGGAAGGCGCGCGGGAGATCCACACCCGGCTATTGCCGCTCATCAACATCGAAAGCCTGCAAGGCGTGATCTTCTGCAAGGAGATCCTGAAACGGCGGGGCCTGATCGCATCGACGTTCACGCGGGCGCCTGGGAGGCTGGACCGGCACGACCTCGCCGAGATCGACCGGCTCTTGCGGGACGTAGAGCCATTGTATATACGCTAA
- the aceE gene encoding pyruvate dehydrogenase (acetyl-transferring), homodimeric type encodes MTTDVEPDVASLELHEWLESIEYVISQGDPERTRRILAALESRAAESGVRLPFSANTPYVNTFPVELQEPYPGDRDLERRIKNIVRWNALAMVVRANRADASIGGHISTYASSATLYEVGFNHFFRNRNGSHEGDLLFVQGHAAPGIYARAYLEGRVTEEQLKHFRHEVNTPGLSSYPHPWLMPDFWEFPTVSMGLGAITGIYQARFMKYLENRGIKNPSDSKVWVMMGDGEMDEPESLGAITVPVVENLDNLIFVINCNLQRLDGPVRGNHKIIQELEAIFRGAGWNVIKCIWGSDWDPLLEKDGDGLLVNRMHETVDGQYQKYSMASGEYIRNKFFGVHPDLKKMVEHLSDSQLQHLRRGGHDPLKVYHAYKAAVETEGAPTVILMKTIKGYGMGDSGQGANSTHQIKKMEDSDLLAFRDRFRIPISDEDVAEVPFYKPPEDSEEIQYLHERRRALGGYVPSRRTTFTPLHAPKQDKYRKYYEGTDRQVSTTMAFVNILSDLMRDKEIGNLIVPIVPDEARTFGMEALFRQSGIYSPVGQLYDPVDSETLLYYRESKDGQLLEEGISEAGAMSSFIAAGTAYATYDINTIPFFIYYSMFGLQRVGDLVWSAGDMRCKGFLVGATSGRTTLAGEGLQHQDGNSHLLAYPVPNLLAYDPAYGYELAVIIEEGIRRMYEDQEDVFYYLTVHNENYAMPPMPGDPEATREGILKGMYLFRESEMEDGDLRVQLFGSGAILNEVLKAGRILEEQYGVAADVWSITSYKALHNEAVDVERWNIMHPEETPRVPYVTSCVADVPGPYVAACDYVKALPDTVSAWFPGHLITLGADGFGRSDSRAALRDFFEVDARYIALSALYGLMRDGKLPASTLKQAMADLEIDADKPNPLML; translated from the coding sequence ATGACAACGGACGTGGAACCCGATGTAGCATCGCTGGAACTTCACGAATGGCTCGAATCGATTGAGTACGTCATTTCGCAGGGCGACCCGGAACGCACCCGCCGCATCCTGGCGGCGCTGGAGTCCCGGGCCGCCGAGTCCGGCGTACGCCTTCCCTTCTCCGCCAACACGCCCTACGTCAACACCTTTCCCGTCGAACTGCAGGAACCTTATCCCGGCGACCGCGACCTGGAACGGCGCATCAAGAACATCGTGCGCTGGAACGCCCTCGCCATGGTGGTCCGCGCCAACCGGGCCGACGCATCCATCGGCGGGCACATCTCCACCTACGCGTCTTCCGCGACGCTCTACGAGGTGGGGTTCAATCACTTTTTCCGCAACCGGAACGGAAGCCACGAGGGCGACCTCCTCTTCGTCCAGGGCCACGCCGCGCCCGGCATCTACGCGCGGGCCTACCTGGAAGGCCGCGTCACCGAAGAGCAGCTCAAGCACTTCCGCCACGAGGTGAATACGCCCGGCCTGTCGTCCTATCCCCACCCCTGGCTGATGCCGGACTTCTGGGAGTTCCCCACGGTGTCCATGGGCCTCGGCGCCATCACCGGCATCTACCAGGCCCGTTTCATGAAATACCTCGAAAACCGGGGGATCAAGAATCCGAGCGACTCCAAGGTGTGGGTCATGATGGGCGACGGGGAGATGGACGAGCCCGAGTCCCTCGGCGCCATTACCGTGCCGGTCGTCGAAAACCTCGACAACCTCATCTTCGTAATCAACTGCAACCTGCAGCGGCTCGACGGCCCCGTCCGGGGCAATCACAAGATCATCCAGGAACTCGAGGCCATCTTCCGGGGCGCGGGATGGAACGTCATCAAGTGCATCTGGGGCAGCGACTGGGATCCCCTCCTGGAAAAGGACGGCGACGGACTCCTCGTGAACCGCATGCACGAGACGGTGGACGGCCAGTACCAGAAGTACAGCATGGCGTCCGGCGAATACATCCGGAACAAGTTCTTCGGCGTCCATCCGGATTTGAAGAAGATGGTGGAACACCTGTCCGATTCGCAGCTGCAGCACCTGCGGCGCGGCGGCCACGATCCGCTCAAGGTCTACCACGCGTACAAGGCGGCCGTGGAAACCGAAGGGGCACCGACGGTCATCCTGATGAAGACGATCAAGGGATACGGCATGGGCGACAGCGGGCAGGGCGCCAACAGCACCCACCAGATCAAGAAGATGGAGGACAGCGACCTGCTGGCCTTCCGGGACCGGTTTCGGATCCCGATTTCCGATGAAGACGTGGCCGAAGTGCCCTTCTACAAGCCGCCCGAGGACAGCGAGGAGATCCAGTATCTTCACGAGCGGCGCAGGGCCCTCGGCGGCTACGTGCCCTCCCGGCGGACGACCTTCACGCCGCTGCACGCGCCGAAGCAGGACAAGTACCGCAAGTACTACGAGGGGACCGACCGGCAGGTGTCGACGACCATGGCCTTCGTCAACATCCTGTCGGACCTGATGCGCGACAAGGAAATCGGCAACCTGATCGTGCCCATCGTCCCCGACGAGGCCCGGACTTTCGGCATGGAGGCCCTGTTCCGGCAGTCCGGCATCTACTCCCCGGTGGGGCAGCTCTACGACCCGGTGGACAGCGAAACGCTCCTGTATTACCGCGAATCGAAAGACGGCCAGTTGCTGGAAGAAGGCATTTCGGAAGCGGGCGCCATGTCGTCCTTCATCGCCGCCGGCACGGCCTACGCCACCTACGACATCAACACCATCCCCTTCTTCATCTACTATTCCATGTTCGGCCTGCAGCGCGTCGGCGACCTGGTGTGGTCCGCGGGCGACATGCGCTGCAAGGGATTCCTCGTCGGCGCCACGTCGGGGCGGACCACGCTGGCAGGCGAAGGACTTCAGCACCAGGACGGCAACAGCCACCTGCTGGCCTACCCGGTTCCGAACCTGCTGGCCTACGATCCGGCCTACGGCTACGAACTGGCGGTGATCATCGAAGAAGGCATCCGGCGCATGTACGAGGATCAGGAGGACGTGTTCTACTACCTGACCGTGCACAACGAGAACTACGCCATGCCGCCCATGCCCGGCGACCCCGAGGCGACCCGGGAGGGCATCCTCAAGGGGATGTACCTCTTCCGCGAATCGGAAATGGAGGACGGCGACCTGCGCGTCCAGCTCTTCGGAAGCGGCGCCATCCTGAACGAAGTGCTCAAGGCCGGCCGGATCCTGGAGGAACAGTACGGCGTGGCCGCGGACGTCTGGAGCATCACCAGCTACAAGGCGCTGCACAACGAGGCGGTGGACGTGGAGCGGTGGAACATCATGCACCCCGAGGAAACGCCGCGCGTGCCCTACGTGACCTCCTGCGTGGCCGACGTGCCGGGACCCTACGTGGCGGCCTGCGATTACGTGAAAGCGCTGCCGGACACGGTATCCGCCTGGTTCCCGGGCCACCTGATCACGCTCGGGGCCGATGGATTCGGACGCAGCGACAGCCGCGCCGCCCTGCGGGATTTTTTCGAAGTGGACGCCCGGTATATCGCGCTGTCCGCGCTCTACGGCCTGATGCGCGACGGCAAACTGCCGGCTTCCACACTGAAGCAGGCGATGGCCGACCTGGAGATCGACGCCGACAAGCCGAATCCGCTCATGCTGTGA
- a CDS encoding branched-chain alpha-keto acid dehydrogenase subunit E2 encodes MATPFNLPALGENVDAGTVVGILVAVGDQVEENQPVLEIETDKANLEVPSGFSGVVTEILVENGATAEVGAPVLMYEEGAGEGAAAGGDAAVVEAEIEDASEADAAEAEVEAEAVAPAAGAPDAETREPAPQAPQTPPPPEPSVSQEPSAPPAADAGPAEITAAPPPPSPPAPVVPAATSTSGAPVPAAPSVRRFAREIGLDIGQVPGTGPDGRISVEDVKSHSRQLSAGQGAAGPRPSAPASLPDFAKWGPVETEPMSNLRRAAAEHLSAAWSNIPHVTYADKADVTDMEALRKQFGPAAEAAGGKLTMTAIALKIVAAALKRFPLFNASVDMAGQEIIHKKYYHVGVAVDTDRGLVVPVIRDVDRKNMVELSVELSEVAARARDRKLSPDDMQGNTFTISNLGGFGGTFFAPIINAPDVAILGLARSRMEQIYVDGAFQPRLMLPLMISYDHRLIDGADGARFTQWLVQAFEEPFLLSLEG; translated from the coding sequence ATGGCGACGCCTTTCAATCTTCCGGCGCTGGGTGAGAACGTCGACGCGGGCACCGTGGTAGGTATCCTGGTGGCCGTCGGAGATCAAGTCGAAGAAAACCAGCCCGTCCTGGAGATCGAGACCGACAAGGCCAACCTCGAGGTGCCGTCGGGATTCAGCGGAGTGGTGACTGAAATCCTCGTGGAGAACGGCGCGACGGCCGAGGTAGGCGCGCCCGTGCTCATGTATGAAGAAGGGGCGGGAGAGGGTGCGGCAGCCGGCGGGGACGCGGCAGTCGTCGAGGCCGAGATCGAGGACGCCAGCGAGGCCGACGCTGCAGAAGCGGAAGTAGAGGCGGAGGCTGTAGCGCCTGCTGCCGGTGCGCCTGACGCCGAAACCCGGGAGCCGGCCCCACAGGCCCCACAGACGCCGCCGCCGCCGGAACCGAGTGTTTCGCAAGAACCGAGCGCGCCACCTGCCGCGGACGCTGGTCCAGCGGAGATAACCGCAGCTCCACCACCCCCTTCGCCGCCGGCCCCGGTCGTTCCCGCAGCTACTTCCACTTCAGGCGCGCCTGTACCGGCAGCGCCTTCCGTACGCCGCTTCGCCCGGGAGATCGGGCTCGACATCGGCCAGGTACCGGGAACCGGTCCCGACGGCCGCATATCCGTCGAAGACGTCAAGTCTCATTCCAGGCAGTTGAGCGCCGGTCAAGGGGCTGCCGGTCCCAGACCATCCGCTCCGGCTTCTCTGCCGGACTTCGCGAAATGGGGTCCGGTGGAGACCGAGCCCATGAGCAACCTGCGCCGCGCCGCCGCGGAACACCTGTCCGCCGCGTGGTCGAACATCCCCCACGTCACCTATGCCGACAAGGCCGACGTCACCGACATGGAAGCCCTGCGCAAGCAGTTCGGCCCCGCGGCCGAAGCCGCCGGCGGCAAGCTGACCATGACGGCCATCGCACTGAAGATCGTGGCCGCGGCGCTCAAGCGATTTCCGCTCTTCAACGCCAGCGTCGACATGGCCGGGCAGGAGATCATCCACAAGAAGTACTACCACGTGGGCGTGGCGGTCGATACGGACCGCGGCCTGGTCGTGCCGGTCATCCGGGACGTGGACCGGAAGAACATGGTCGAGTTGTCTGTCGAACTTTCCGAGGTCGCCGCCCGGGCGCGGGACAGGAAGCTCTCGCCGGACGACATGCAGGGGAACACCTTCACGATCTCAAATCTGGGCGGGTTCGGCGGTACCTTCTTCGCGCCGATCATCAATGCGCCCGACGTGGCCATCCTGGGGCTGGCGCGAAGCCGCATGGAACAGATATACGTGGATGGCGCGTTCCAGCCGCGCCTCATGCTGCCGCTGATGATTTCCTACGACCACCGGCTCATAGACGGCGCGGACGGCGCCCGCTTCACGCAGTGGCTGGTCCAGGCCTTCGAGGAACCCTTCCTGCTCAGCCTGGAGGGTTGA
- the ychF gene encoding redox-regulated ATPase YchF has translation MQIGLVGLPGSGKTTLFNALVRANADTGGYGGQNTANRGTIRVPDPRLERLSSLFNPRKTTFATVEYLDVGGITSGSGRQEEQQGAGGLADLRTMDVLVHVLRGFPDLAGTSVTPGADFETVELELAIADLEIIERRLTRLSKEARSTKQPDLVREWELLEQCKQEIEGGGLIRNLQFSPEDEKRLRGYRFLSQKPVLLALNIPEEDLGKEASRLEELDEITEGLDSLAFCAKVEMEIAQLDEDDAGAFLDDLGIEESALNRMITASYRLLNLISFFTVGENEVRAWTVTRGVTAPEAAGTVHSDMERGFIRAETLDWQAMLDLGGWQAAKEKGTLRVEGKQYVVADGDVINVRFSV, from the coding sequence TTGCAGATCGGCCTCGTCGGGCTGCCCGGTTCCGGGAAGACCACGTTGTTCAACGCGCTGGTCAGGGCCAACGCGGATACCGGCGGTTACGGTGGGCAGAACACGGCCAACCGGGGGACGATCCGGGTCCCGGACCCGCGACTGGAACGCCTTTCCAGTCTGTTCAATCCACGCAAGACCACTTTCGCCACCGTTGAATACCTCGATGTAGGCGGCATCACGTCCGGTTCGGGAAGGCAGGAGGAACAGCAGGGTGCCGGAGGACTCGCCGACCTGCGCACTATGGACGTACTCGTGCACGTCCTCCGTGGCTTCCCGGATCTGGCCGGTACGTCCGTTACACCGGGCGCGGATTTCGAGACGGTGGAGTTGGAACTCGCCATCGCCGACCTCGAGATCATCGAGCGCCGGCTGACCCGCCTCTCCAAAGAGGCCCGGTCCACGAAACAGCCCGACCTGGTGCGGGAATGGGAGTTGCTCGAACAGTGCAAGCAGGAGATCGAGGGCGGTGGGTTGATCCGGAATCTCCAGTTTTCGCCGGAGGACGAGAAGAGACTTCGAGGCTACCGGTTCCTCTCGCAGAAGCCGGTGCTACTTGCGCTGAATATCCCCGAAGAAGATCTGGGCAAGGAAGCGAGCAGACTGGAAGAGTTGGATGAAATTACCGAAGGGCTGGATTCGCTGGCGTTCTGTGCGAAGGTCGAAATGGAGATCGCCCAGCTCGACGAGGACGACGCCGGCGCTTTCTTGGACGATCTGGGCATCGAGGAATCGGCCCTGAACCGCATGATCACCGCATCGTACCGGCTCCTTAACCTGATCTCGTTCTTTACCGTGGGCGAAAACGAAGTCAGGGCCTGGACCGTCACAAGGGGCGTTACGGCGCCCGAAGCGGCCGGGACGGTGCACTCGGACATGGAACGGGGATTCATCCGGGCGGAAACGCTGGACTGGCAGGCGATGCTCGATCTCGGTGGATGGCAGGCCGCGAAGGAGAAAGGCACGCTGCGCGTGGAAGGCAAGCAGTACGTCGTCGCGGACGGGGACGTGATCAACGTCCGGTTCAGCGTCTGA